The following proteins come from a genomic window of Pyxidicoccus sp. MSG2:
- a CDS encoding ATP-binding protein: MKNDPVQDIFAVGGEMGALMRSVDWSRTALGAVETWPSSLRTALGLVLGGRFPMLLWWGDELIQLYNDAYRPILGDKHPHSLGAPGARVWAEIWHIIGPQAEDIRAGGPATWNEHLLLPMQRKGYLEETYFTFSYSPVPDETGQVGGVLVTCQETTAQVQDERQLRVLRDLGTALAETRSAEEACAVAARILAGNAADVPFCRLLLAEQGGTEARQVAASGVSGSDDPGAPERVSLVEDGPGNGPWPLAEVARTGQPLVVRGLAPPPELEGGAAPHSAVCLPLSRPGQPHVDGFLVCGANPRRGLDERYLGFFRLAADQVVTAIANARAWQEERQRAEALAEADRAKTLFFSNVSHEFRTPLTLMLGPLDDSLADTRNPLPAPQRERMELVRRNGLRLQKLVNSLLDFARIEAGRAQATFVPTDLSVLTADLASSFRSAMEVAGLEFVVDCPPLPEPVHVDPSAWEKVVLNLLSNAFKHTFEGMVRVCLRWLGDRVELAVQDTGTGIPSDELPRVFERFHRVQGALGRSHEGSGIGLALVQELVKLHGGAVGVRSTLGQGTTFTVTLPAGTAHLPTGEQAEGARPFVSTGAAAFLVEATQWSSIPAPAAALDGAPGDGVPSALQAGARILVADDNADMRGYLVRLLSAHWHVEAVGDGVQALAAARARPPDLVLSDVMMPRLDGLGLLRELRADERTRTTPVVLLSARAGEEATVDALTSGADDYLVKPFSANELLARVNGQLTLARQRQEALAAERAHVEEATRLLREAERATRSREEMLAVVSHDLRTPLTSVFTAVELLERTLASDGRDSTARRHAASIRRAAGRMRRLIGDLLDLASIDSGTLSLDRHPHSPEDLVREAREAFEPLALEKGLAFTSGVEAGLPAMTCDRERVFQALSNLLANAFKFTPEGGSVALRASSDGEGGVCFAVEDTGAGIPADLLSRVFERHWHTTQKGREGHGLGLPIAQGIVEAHGGRIRVESTPGQGSRFSFRLPAAVTETVQRRRAVGAGGPRLTGEEFLQGGGEVGALMRSTDWGKTESGPVSSWPQSLRTAISMMLPSQFAMVVAWGPEFRFFYNDHYRPIIGNKHPTALGIPARDIFPESWSVVGPLFERTRRGESVGLEDLLIPLDRSGYLENCWFTIAYSPIRDESGGVGGMLAVVAETTERVEAERRLATLRALARQVSDARTVDGTLEVAAAICSKNPTDVPFALLYLHEADGRSARLAACVGLSPGQSGAPTEVDLREPGEEAGWPLARALRTRQLQVVTDVLPRFGTLPGGTCPEPAHTAVVLPLVKAGTDTAHGFLVAGVSPRRALDERYRAFFELVSEHVTAAIANATAYADERRRASALAELDRAKTAFFSNLSHEFRTPLTLLLGPVEDARTDASKPLTGERLEMMWRNVLRLSKMVNGLLDFSRLEAGRAQATLVPTDLAAFTASLAGAFLPAAEHAGLRLRVDCPPLPAPVPVDPEMWEKVVFNLLSNAVKYTHQGEIQVSLRWEDAHAVLSVRDTGVGIPEDALPRLFERFYRVRTTRGRSHEGTGIGLSLVRELVKLHGGTVAVASRMGEGSTFTVRLPISQAQRPGESVAPAVLLPVAAEAAPFVEEARHWSLSTGVPSDAPTAVLEVPSGERSVLAGARILVADDNADLRTYVTGLLRQDGSRVEAVGDGSAALARAREWRPDLILSDVMMPGLDGLALVRELRAEARTRTLPIILLSARVGEDATVEGLEAGADDYLVKPFSARELRARVRSALELSRVRQEVAAHEALEASLREAVRARDEFLSAASHELKTPLAAFRLNLELIDKGLSPESRAHVSEKLVAAGRQVRRLHVLLERMLDVTLITTGRFKLSLGETDLGALVLDTVAHVRDELKRTGTPLEVHAERGLLGHVDPARLGQVLTGLLQNAAAYGQGRAVEVHLDRRGDTARLGVVDHGMGIRPEDRARIFERFERAVSTRHHSGLGLGLWTARVIVEAHGGTISVEDTPGGGATFIVELPLGVSKTDSGAVVFRRV; encoded by the coding sequence ATGAAGAACGACCCGGTCCAGGACATCTTCGCGGTGGGTGGCGAGATGGGGGCGCTGATGCGCTCCGTCGACTGGTCCCGCACCGCGCTGGGCGCCGTGGAGACGTGGCCCTCCAGTCTGCGCACCGCGCTGGGACTGGTGCTCGGCGGTCGCTTCCCCATGCTCCTCTGGTGGGGCGACGAGCTCATCCAGCTCTACAACGACGCCTATCGTCCCATCCTGGGGGACAAACACCCGCACTCGCTGGGGGCGCCGGGCGCGCGGGTGTGGGCGGAGATCTGGCACATCATCGGGCCCCAGGCGGAGGACATCCGCGCGGGGGGCCCGGCCACCTGGAACGAGCACCTGCTGCTGCCCATGCAGCGCAAGGGCTACCTGGAGGAGACGTACTTCACCTTCTCCTACAGCCCCGTGCCGGACGAGACCGGCCAGGTGGGCGGCGTCCTCGTGACGTGCCAGGAGACGACGGCCCAGGTCCAGGACGAGCGTCAGCTGCGCGTCCTGCGGGACCTGGGGACCGCGCTCGCGGAGACGCGGTCCGCGGAGGAGGCCTGCGCGGTGGCCGCGCGCATCCTGGCTGGCAACGCCGCGGACGTGCCCTTCTGCCGGCTGCTGCTCGCGGAGCAGGGCGGCACGGAGGCCCGGCAGGTGGCCGCCTCGGGCGTCTCCGGGAGTGACGACCCGGGCGCGCCCGAGCGTGTCTCCCTGGTGGAAGACGGGCCGGGCAACGGGCCCTGGCCGCTCGCCGAGGTGGCTCGCACCGGGCAGCCCCTCGTCGTCCGGGGGCTCGCGCCGCCTCCGGAGCTGGAAGGTGGCGCCGCCCCGCACTCGGCCGTGTGTCTCCCGCTGTCGCGTCCGGGGCAGCCCCACGTGGACGGCTTCCTCGTGTGTGGCGCCAACCCGAGGCGTGGGCTCGACGAGCGCTACCTGGGCTTCTTCCGGCTCGCGGCGGACCAGGTGGTGACGGCCATTGCCAACGCGCGTGCGTGGCAGGAGGAGCGCCAGCGCGCCGAGGCCCTCGCCGAGGCGGACCGCGCGAAGACGCTCTTCTTCAGCAACGTCTCCCACGAGTTCCGCACACCGCTGACGCTGATGCTGGGGCCGCTGGACGACAGCCTGGCGGACACGCGCAACCCGCTGCCCGCGCCGCAGCGCGAGCGCATGGAGTTGGTCCGCCGCAACGGCCTGCGCCTGCAGAAGCTGGTCAACAGCCTGCTCGACTTCGCGCGAATCGAGGCGGGACGGGCCCAGGCCACCTTCGTCCCGACGGACCTCTCCGTGCTCACCGCGGACCTGGCCAGCTCGTTCCGCTCGGCCATGGAGGTGGCCGGGCTGGAGTTCGTCGTGGACTGCCCGCCGCTGCCGGAGCCCGTCCACGTCGACCCGTCCGCATGGGAGAAGGTGGTCCTCAACCTCCTCTCCAACGCCTTCAAGCACACCTTCGAGGGCATGGTTCGCGTGTGCCTGCGGTGGCTGGGCGACCGGGTGGAGCTGGCCGTGCAGGACACCGGCACGGGCATCCCCTCCGACGAGCTGCCGCGCGTCTTCGAGCGCTTCCATCGCGTGCAGGGCGCGCTGGGGCGCAGCCACGAGGGCTCCGGCATTGGCCTGGCGCTGGTGCAGGAGTTGGTGAAGCTGCATGGCGGCGCCGTGGGCGTGCGCAGCACCCTGGGTCAGGGCACCACCTTCACGGTGACGCTGCCCGCGGGCACCGCGCACCTGCCCACGGGAGAGCAGGCGGAAGGGGCCCGCCCCTTCGTCTCCACCGGCGCAGCGGCCTTCCTCGTGGAGGCCACCCAGTGGAGCAGCATCCCCGCGCCCGCCGCCGCGCTGGACGGTGCTCCCGGGGACGGGGTGCCGTCCGCGCTCCAGGCGGGCGCGCGCATCCTGGTGGCGGATGACAACGCGGACATGCGCGGCTACCTCGTGCGGCTGCTCTCCGCGCACTGGCACGTGGAGGCGGTGGGGGATGGCGTGCAGGCCCTGGCAGCGGCGCGCGCGCGTCCGCCGGACCTGGTCCTCTCCGACGTGATGATGCCGAGGCTCGACGGGCTGGGCCTGCTGCGCGAGTTGCGCGCGGATGAGCGCACCCGCACCACCCCGGTGGTGCTCCTGTCCGCCCGGGCCGGCGAGGAGGCCACGGTGGACGCGCTGACGTCGGGCGCGGACGACTACCTCGTCAAGCCGTTCTCCGCCAACGAGCTGCTCGCCCGCGTCAACGGGCAGCTCACCCTGGCCCGCCAGCGGCAGGAGGCGCTCGCCGCGGAGCGTGCGCACGTGGAGGAGGCGACCCGGCTGTTGCGCGAGGCGGAGCGGGCCACGCGCTCGCGCGAGGAGATGCTCGCCGTCGTCAGCCACGATTTGCGCACGCCCCTCACCTCCGTCTTCACGGCGGTGGAGTTGCTGGAGCGCACGCTCGCAAGCGACGGGCGCGACTCCACCGCGCGCAGGCACGCCGCGTCCATCCGGCGCGCGGCCGGGCGCATGCGCCGGCTCATCGGCGACCTGCTGGACCTGGCGAGCATCGACTCCGGCACGCTGTCGTTGGACCGGCACCCCCACTCGCCGGAGGACCTGGTGCGCGAGGCGCGCGAGGCCTTCGAGCCGCTGGCCCTGGAGAAGGGGCTCGCCTTCACCTCCGGCGTGGAGGCCGGGCTGCCGGCGATGACGTGTGACAGGGAGCGCGTCTTCCAGGCGCTCTCCAACCTGCTGGCCAATGCCTTCAAGTTCACGCCCGAGGGCGGCAGCGTGGCGCTGCGGGCCTCCTCGGACGGGGAGGGCGGGGTGTGTTTCGCGGTGGAGGACACCGGCGCGGGCATCCCCGCCGACCTGCTGTCCCGCGTCTTCGAGCGCCACTGGCACACGACGCAGAAGGGGCGTGAGGGCCATGGCCTGGGCCTGCCCATCGCCCAGGGCATCGTCGAGGCGCACGGTGGACGCATCCGCGTGGAGAGCACGCCGGGGCAGGGGAGCCGCTTCTCCTTCAGGCTCCCGGCGGCGGTGACGGAGACCGTCCAGCGGCGGCGGGCCGTGGGCGCAGGGGGGCCCCGGCTGACGGGCGAGGAGTTCCTGCAAGGGGGCGGCGAGGTGGGGGCGTTGATGCGCTCCACCGACTGGGGGAAGACGGAGTCGGGCCCGGTCTCGTCCTGGCCCCAGAGCCTCCGGACCGCCATCAGCATGATGCTTCCGTCGCAGTTCGCGATGGTGGTGGCGTGGGGGCCGGAGTTCCGCTTCTTCTACAACGACCACTACCGGCCCATCATCGGCAACAAGCACCCGACCGCGCTGGGCATTCCGGCTCGGGACATCTTCCCCGAGTCGTGGTCCGTCGTGGGGCCCCTGTTCGAGCGGACGCGGCGGGGGGAGTCGGTCGGCCTGGAGGACCTGCTCATCCCGTTGGACCGGAGCGGCTACCTCGAGAACTGCTGGTTCACGATTGCGTACAGCCCCATCCGCGACGAGTCCGGAGGCGTCGGGGGCATGCTCGCGGTGGTGGCCGAGACGACGGAGCGAGTGGAGGCAGAGCGGCGGCTCGCGACGCTGCGCGCGCTGGCGCGGCAGGTGTCCGACGCGAGGACCGTGGACGGGACGCTCGAGGTCGCCGCGGCCATCTGCTCGAAGAATCCCACCGACGTCCCGTTCGCGCTGCTGTACCTCCACGAGGCAGACGGGCGGAGCGCGCGGCTCGCCGCCTGTGTCGGACTCTCCCCGGGACAGTCCGGCGCGCCCACCGAGGTCGACCTGCGGGAGCCGGGCGAAGAGGCGGGCTGGCCGCTCGCGCGGGCGCTGCGGACGCGGCAACTGCAGGTCGTGACGGACGTGCTCCCGCGCTTCGGCACGCTGCCGGGCGGCACGTGCCCCGAGCCCGCGCACACCGCCGTGGTACTCCCGCTGGTGAAGGCGGGAACGGACACGGCTCACGGCTTCCTGGTGGCCGGCGTCAGCCCGCGGCGGGCGCTCGACGAGCGGTACCGCGCCTTCTTCGAATTGGTGAGCGAGCACGTGACGGCGGCCATCGCGAACGCGACGGCCTACGCGGACGAGCGCCGCCGGGCCTCGGCGCTGGCGGAGCTGGACCGGGCGAAGACGGCGTTCTTCTCCAACCTCAGCCACGAGTTCCGCACGCCGCTGACGCTGCTGCTGGGGCCGGTGGAGGACGCCCGCACGGACGCGTCGAAGCCGCTCACGGGCGAGCGGCTGGAGATGATGTGGCGCAACGTCCTGCGCCTCTCGAAGATGGTGAACGGCCTGCTCGACTTCTCCCGCCTGGAGGCGGGGCGCGCGCAGGCGACCCTCGTGCCCACGGACCTGGCCGCCTTCACCGCGAGCCTGGCGGGTGCCTTCCTGCCGGCCGCGGAGCACGCCGGGCTGCGGCTGCGCGTGGACTGCCCGCCGCTGCCCGCGCCCGTCCCGGTGGACCCGGAGATGTGGGAGAAGGTCGTGTTCAACCTGCTCTCCAACGCGGTGAAGTACACGCACCAGGGAGAGATTCAGGTGTCGCTGCGCTGGGAGGACGCGCACGCCGTGCTCTCCGTGCGGGACACCGGCGTGGGCATCCCCGAGGACGCGCTCCCGCGCCTCTTCGAGCGCTTCTACCGGGTGCGGACCACGCGCGGGCGCAGCCACGAGGGCACGGGCATTGGCCTGTCACTGGTGCGCGAGCTGGTGAAGCTCCACGGCGGCACGGTGGCGGTGGCGAGCCGGATGGGCGAGGGCAGTACCTTCACCGTGCGCCTCCCCATCTCCCAGGCACAGCGGCCCGGGGAGAGCGTCGCTCCGGCGGTGCTGCTTCCCGTCGCCGCCGAGGCGGCACCCTTCGTCGAGGAGGCGCGGCACTGGTCGCTGTCCACCGGTGTGCCGTCCGACGCGCCGACCGCGGTTCTCGAGGTTCCATCCGGGGAGCGCTCGGTGCTGGCGGGGGCGCGCATCCTGGTGGCGGACGACAACGCGGACCTGCGCACGTACGTCACCGGGTTGCTGCGGCAGGATGGCTCACGGGTGGAGGCGGTGGGGGACGGGAGCGCCGCGCTGGCGCGGGCGCGCGAGTGGCGGCCGGACCTCATCCTCTCCGACGTGATGATGCCGGGGCTGGACGGGCTGGCGCTGGTGAGGGAGCTGCGGGCGGAGGCGCGCACGCGGACGCTGCCCATCATCCTGCTGTCCGCGCGCGTGGGCGAGGACGCGACGGTGGAGGGGCTGGAGGCGGGCGCGGACGACTACCTGGTGAAGCCCTTCAGCGCCAGGGAGCTGCGGGCGAGGGTGCGGTCCGCGCTGGAGTTGTCGCGGGTGCGGCAGGAGGTGGCGGCCCACGAGGCGCTGGAGGCGTCCCTGCGGGAGGCGGTGCGGGCCCGGGACGAGTTCCTCTCCGCCGCGAGCCATGAATTGAAGACGCCGCTGGCCGCGTTCCGGTTGAACCTGGAGCTCATTGACAAGGGACTCAGTCCGGAGTCGCGAGCGCACGTCTCCGAGAAGCTGGTGGCCGCGGGCCGACAGGTGCGGCGCCTGCATGTGCTGCTGGAGCGGATGCTCGACGTGACGCTCATCACCACGGGTCGGTTCAAGTTGTCCCTGGGCGAGACGGACCTGGGGGCGCTGGTGCTGGACACGGTGGCGCATGTGCGCGACGAGTTGAAGCGCACGGGGACACCGCTGGAGGTCCACGCGGAGCGCGGGCTGCTGGGCCACGTGGACCCGGCGCGGCTGGGGCAGGTGCTCACGGGGCTCCTGCAGAACGCGGCGGCGTACGGGCAGGGCAGGGCGGTGGAGGTGCACCTCGACAGGCGAGGGGACACGGCACGACTGGGCGTCGTGGACCATGGCATGGGCATCAGGCCCGAGGACCGCGCGCGCATCTTCGAGCGCTTCGAGCGGGCCGTGTCCACGCGGCATCACAGTGGACTGGGATTGGGGCTGTGGACGGCGCGGGTCATCGTGGAGGCGCACGGTGGCACCATCTCCGTCGAGGACACTCCGGGCGGTGGGGCGACGTTCATCGTGGAGCTGCCGCTCGGAGTGTCAAAGACAGACAGTGGCGCTGTCGTTTTCCGTCGGGTGTGA
- a CDS encoding amidase: MHLDDYSRFDAVGLSELVRRKEVTPEELLQAALAAIARVNPRLNAVIDVREAEARNLLKQGLPEGPFRGVPFLIKDLVLHAAGVPTDLGSRLGKGVVFPHDSALAARIQRAGLVTVGRTNTPEFGNNATTEPVLHGPTRNPWNLERSPGGSSGGSAAAVAAGIVPVAHGNDGGGSLRIPASLCGLFGLKPTRGRISIGPDVAEALNGMGVEHVVSRTVRDSAAMMDATCAPEPGDPYYAPPPERPFLDEVKHKPRRLRIALSRTAVSGVPVSPDCVAAVEDAARLCMDLGHEVVEAGPTYDARLLNSAMTTVWAAALANWVYGLGAMMGRTPGPENLETTTWEVARYGAALKVADLQMALATFNAVSRSVGAFFVEHDLLLTPTVAVPPFKLGVMNAMEPRAPEDWYAHVFSLCPFSALFNVTGQPAMSVPLYWNAEGLPIGVQFAGRFADEATLFRLAGQLEEARPWAARRPPVHVTAA; the protein is encoded by the coding sequence ATGCACCTGGACGACTACAGCCGCTTTGACGCAGTGGGCCTGTCGGAGCTGGTTCGCCGCAAGGAAGTGACTCCCGAAGAATTGTTGCAGGCAGCGCTGGCGGCCATCGCGCGGGTCAACCCGCGCCTCAACGCCGTCATCGACGTGCGCGAGGCCGAGGCACGAAACCTCCTGAAGCAGGGCCTGCCCGAGGGGCCCTTTCGCGGGGTGCCCTTCCTCATCAAGGACCTGGTCCTCCATGCCGCGGGCGTGCCCACGGACCTGGGCAGCCGGCTGGGCAAGGGCGTGGTCTTCCCCCACGACAGCGCGCTGGCGGCGCGCATCCAGCGTGCGGGACTGGTGACGGTGGGCCGCACCAACACGCCGGAGTTCGGCAACAACGCCACCACCGAGCCCGTGCTCCACGGGCCCACGCGCAACCCGTGGAACCTGGAGCGCAGCCCGGGGGGCTCCAGCGGCGGCTCCGCGGCGGCGGTGGCGGCGGGCATCGTCCCGGTGGCGCACGGCAACGACGGCGGCGGCTCGCTGCGCATCCCCGCGTCCCTGTGCGGCCTCTTCGGCCTGAAGCCCACACGTGGCCGCATCTCCATCGGCCCGGACGTGGCCGAGGCGCTCAACGGAATGGGCGTGGAGCACGTGGTGTCGCGCACCGTGCGCGACAGCGCGGCGATGATGGACGCCACCTGCGCGCCGGAGCCAGGCGACCCCTACTACGCGCCCCCGCCGGAGCGGCCGTTCCTGGACGAGGTGAAGCACAAGCCGCGCCGGCTGCGCATCGCACTGTCCCGGACGGCCGTCTCGGGCGTGCCGGTGAGTCCGGACTGCGTCGCCGCCGTCGAGGACGCGGCGCGGCTGTGCATGGACCTGGGACACGAAGTCGTGGAGGCAGGCCCCACGTATGACGCGCGGCTGCTGAACTCCGCGATGACGACGGTGTGGGCGGCGGCGCTGGCCAACTGGGTGTATGGGCTCGGGGCGATGATGGGGCGCACGCCGGGGCCGGAGAACCTGGAGACCACCACGTGGGAGGTGGCACGATACGGCGCGGCCCTCAAGGTAGCGGACCTCCAGATGGCGCTCGCCACGTTCAATGCGGTGTCCCGCTCGGTGGGCGCGTTCTTCGTGGAGCACGACCTGCTGCTGACGCCCACGGTGGCGGTGCCGCCGTTCAAGCTCGGAGTGATGAACGCGATGGAGCCGCGGGCGCCCGAGGACTGGTACGCGCACGTCTTCAGCCTGTGTCCCTTCTCGGCGCTGTTCAACGTCACCGGCCAGCCGGCCATGTCGGTGCCGCTGTATTGGAACGCGGAGGGACTGCCCATCGGCGTGCAGTTCGCCGGCCGCTTCGCGGACGAGGCCACGCTGTTCCGCCTCGCCGGCCAACTGGAGGAGGCCCGCCCGTGGGCGGCCCGCCGTCCTCCAGTGCACGTCACGGCGGCCTGA
- a CDS encoding serine hydrolase: MMRTVLCVSWLIAATAAAQGAPDAGTRVPLQSVVDSLVQEAARLSPGTDVAIAVKDLRTGEYAGAHDTVPHVSASSAKVFWVAAALKKVDTAKVAPLAEKVFRTSDNEATGLVIDAVGGPDAVNDYLRSLGLLNSALTKWNYGRPRRATNSPRALDNDNYFCAADAVSFLQRLDGGELLKPGPTSRLLGWMELPRREGCGGWLGTRLPAPVKATLRHKAGWLPPGCCSDDARYNVLNEVGIVRLPDGGRYAVALLAAHGPDWPKQAFFIERASCVLYRALSGEASLDCGEALAKQGGPAPVPVPDGGTPPNYDCD; the protein is encoded by the coding sequence ATGATGCGAACCGTCCTGTGTGTCTCGTGGCTCATCGCCGCAACCGCCGCCGCGCAAGGCGCTCCCGATGCGGGCACGCGTGTGCCGCTCCAGTCCGTGGTGGACTCGCTGGTCCAGGAGGCCGCGCGCCTGTCCCCCGGCACCGATGTGGCCATCGCCGTGAAGGACCTGCGCACCGGGGAGTACGCGGGTGCTCACGACACGGTGCCGCACGTCTCCGCCAGCTCGGCCAAGGTGTTCTGGGTGGCCGCCGCGCTGAAGAAGGTGGACACGGCGAAGGTCGCCCCGCTGGCGGAGAAGGTCTTCCGCACCTCCGACAACGAGGCCACGGGGCTCGTCATCGACGCGGTGGGCGGGCCGGACGCCGTCAATGACTACCTGCGCTCGCTGGGCCTGCTGAACTCCGCGCTCACGAAGTGGAACTACGGACGCCCCCGCCGCGCCACCAACTCGCCCCGGGCGCTCGACAATGACAACTACTTCTGCGCGGCCGACGCCGTGTCCTTCCTCCAGCGCCTCGACGGTGGCGAATTGCTGAAGCCGGGCCCCACCTCGCGCCTCCTCGGGTGGATGGAATTGCCCCGGCGCGAAGGCTGCGGCGGGTGGCTCGGCACACGGCTGCCGGCCCCGGTGAAGGCGACGCTGCGGCACAAGGCGGGCTGGCTGCCTCCGGGGTGCTGCTCGGACGACGCGCGCTACAACGTCCTCAACGAGGTCGGCATCGTGCGGCTGCCGGACGGGGGCCGCTACGCCGTGGCCCTGCTCGCGGCGCACGGCCCGGACTGGCCGAAGCAGGCGTTCTTCATCGAGCGCGCCTCGTGCGTCCTCTACCGCGCCCTCTCCGGAGAGGCGTCACTGGACTGCGGCGAGGCGCTCGCGAAGCAGGGCGGGCCGGCGCCCGTCCCCGTGCCGGATGGGGGCACGCCTCCCAACTACGACTGCGACTGA
- a CDS encoding DUSAM domain-containing protein has product MTEQPHDWDRVLELYAQLKRGEPLSMSSDLGDLLRRVAPTLAFSSEDAEAAMLSLAGTTDLVREMRRRIFVGSRRLGDALLAAYEHEAKGDLASARRALEEVLAVEVVPLYRRTAQSELARLP; this is encoded by the coding sequence ATGACTGAACAGCCCCACGATTGGGACCGGGTGCTCGAATTGTACGCGCAACTCAAGCGCGGGGAGCCCCTGTCCATGAGCAGCGACCTGGGTGACCTGCTGCGACGAGTCGCTCCCACGCTGGCGTTCAGTAGCGAAGATGCAGAGGCGGCGATGCTGTCACTCGCTGGGACAACCGACCTGGTCCGAGAGATGCGGCGCCGCATCTTCGTAGGCTCGCGACGACTGGGCGATGCGCTCCTTGCAGCGTATGAGCATGAGGCGAAGGGGGATTTGGCAAGTGCCCGCAGGGCGCTCGAGGAGGTGCTCGCCGTGGAAGTGGTTCCCCTCTACCGGCGCACCGCGCAGAGCGAACTGGCCAGACTTCCGTGA